One segment of Macrobrachium rosenbergii isolate ZJJX-2024 chromosome 25, ASM4041242v1, whole genome shotgun sequence DNA contains the following:
- the LOC136852098 gene encoding zinc finger BED domain-containing protein 5-like, protein MVANAELLLSSFIAEHGVPFHQADHLVETMKKMFPKCDVAQNMSLKKTKASYIIQEGIAHEEREMITKMCREYKFSLIIDESTDVSVAQVLAVMVRFYDEKKMKVTDALLDTVEVENATAEELYKTVKQILESRDIPKENIIGFASDNCSTMLGNNNGFQIHLKKDVPSVFVLGCVCHSFALCSSHASAQLPTWLEVFIKDVCCYFARSSKRNHQFQLIQEIVDSPKHKILKLCQTRWLSRGQVISRILEQWDALCLFFQTEARSDKVDGAGNLLKIMQTRGTKHMLLFLNYIVGKVDKMNVEFQSRDFRLNTLFTTLSDEYRGILSMFIKDDVICSQKLTSINPAERKLYKELSALHLGGRCEGHLAVEPLGDQEERFRRDCRNYLIELCLQIQKRFSFEEDSVLSMLRVLEPKEALSSNRTLNTIAKIAVHFPLW, encoded by the coding sequence ATGGTTGCAAATGCAGAACTCTTGCTTTCCTCATTTATTGCTGAACATGGAGTGCCTTTTCATCAAGCTGACCACTTAGTCgaaacaatgaagaaaatgttCCCTAAATGTGATGTAGCACAAAATATGAGTCTAAAGAAGACAAAAGCTTCATACATAATTCAAGAAGGAATTGCACATGAAGAACGAGAGATGATCACAAAAATGTGTAGGGAATACAAATTCTCACTCATAATAGACGAAAGTACGGATGTTTCAGTTGCTCAAGTCCTAGCTGTAATGgtaagattttatgatgaaaagaaaatgaaggtaactgatgCCCTTTTAGACACAGTAGAGGTGGAAAATGCTACTGCAGAGGAACTTTACAAAActgtgaaacaaattttagagtcTAGAGATATTCCAAAGGAAAACATTATTGGATTTGCTAGTGATAACTGTTCCACTATGCTTGGCAATAACAATGGATTccagattcatttaaaaaaagatgtGCCTAGTGTATTTGTGTTAGGTTGTGTCTGCCATTCCTTTGCACTATGTTCAAGTCATGCCAGTGCTCAACTTCCTACTTGGCTTGAAGTTTTCATTAAAGATGTGTGTTGTTATTTTGCACGAAGCAGCAAACGAAACCATCAATTTCAGCTTATCCAAGAGATTGTTGACTCACCAAAGCACAAGATACTGAAGTTATGCCAAACACGTTGGCTTTCAAGAGGACAAGTAATATCCCGAATTCTAGAGCAGTGGGATGCTCTTTGCTTATTCTTCCAAACAGAGGCTAGATCTGATAAAGTTGATGGAGCTGGCAATCTTCTCAAGATCATGCAAACACGTGGAACCAAGCATATGTTACTTTTCTTGAATTATATAGTAGGCAAAGTTGATAAGATGAATGTAGAGTTTCAGTCTCGGGACTTCAGGCTGAATACTCTCTTTACCACTTTGTCAGATGAGTACAGAGGCATTCTTAGCATGTTCATAAAAGATGATGTTATCTGTTCACAGAAACTAACCTCTATCAATCCAGCTGAAAGAAAACTGTATAAAGAATTGAGTGCACTTCATCTAGGAGGAAGGTGTGAAGGACATTTAGCAGTTGAACCCCTAGGAGATCAGGAAGAAAGATTTCGAAGAGACTGCAGGAATTATTTAATAGAGTTGTGTTTACAAATCcagaaaagattttcttttgaagaagatTCAGTGTTATCCATGTTACGTGTACTTGAACCAAAGGAAGCCCTTTCTAGTAATAGAACCCTAAACACCATTGCCAAAATAGCTGTACACTTCCCTCTGTGGTAA